Proteins from one Ranitomeya variabilis isolate aRanVar5 chromosome 1, aRanVar5.hap1, whole genome shotgun sequence genomic window:
- the LOC143794392 gene encoding olfactory receptor 1G1-like has product MNKSSISEIILLGFSLKEDLAIYLFIFFFLIYILSLLANVLIIILVYSNKHLHCPMYLLLANFSFLEICYTAVTVPKMLSDLIGQSRSISIAGCITQYHFFSLCAATEHFLLVTMAYDRYVAICHPLHYGTIMNNAFCVQLIAACWSISALSLTIPAVSVANLHFCGPNTIDHFFCEFNPLLKLSCTDTYIAQFIFNCLAWIIIFGCLICIAISYMKIISTVIKIPSSHGKRKAFSTCTSHFTVVGIFYGSVIFIYLRPTVNVPFHQNKVVSVFYIVVTPMLNPIIYSFNNRLLRKAAYKLIEQMLLKLVRKI; this is encoded by the coding sequence ATGAATAAATCCAGCATTTCGGAAATCATTCTATTAGGTTTTTCTCTAAAAGAAGATTTGGCAATCTATCTATTTATATTCTTTTTTCTAATTTATATTTTATCCCTTTTGGCTAATGTGCTAATCATCATTCTTGTATATAGCAACAAGCACCTTCATTGTCCAATGTACCTGCTTCTTGCTAATTTTTCATTCCTTGAGATCTGCTACACAGCAGTTACAGTGCCCAAAATGCTTTCAGATTTAATTGGTCAGAGCCGGTCAatttccatagctggttgtatcactcaataccattttttttctctttgtgctgcAACTGAACATTTTCTCTTGGTTACTATGGCATATGACCGTTATGTGGCTATTTGCCATCCTCTCCATTATGGCACTATCATGAATAATGCATTCTGTGTGCAGCTTATTGCAGCATGCTGGTCTATTAGTGCGTTGTCTCTTACAAtcccagcagtttctgttgccaaCCTTCATTTTTGTGGTCCAAATACAATTGATCACTTTTTTTgtgaatttaaccctttattaaaacTTTCCTGCACGGATACCTACATTGCCCAATTTATTTTCAATTGTCTGGCCTGGATTATTATATTTGGTTGTTTAATTTGTATTGCAATCTCTTATATGAAGATTATCTCTACTGTTATCAAAATCCCTTCCAGCCATGGTAAAAGGAAAGCCTTCTCTACATGCACGTCCCACTTCACTGTAGTTGGGATATTTTATGGTTCAGTCATTTTCATATACCTCCGGCCAACAGTGAACGTTCCATTCCATCAAAATAAAGTGGTGTCTGTTTTTTACATAGTGGTGACTCCGATGTTAAATCCCATTATTTATAGCTTTAACAATAGATTACTAAGGAAAGCTGCTTACAAATTAATTGAACAAATGTTATTGAAGCTAGTGAGAAAAATTTga